The nucleotide window CGAAGCAATCCATCACCTCGCATGAGTAATCCTTGATTCAGCGGGTGAAGCCCATCGGCATCCTTCGAAGGATGGATTCGGTCAAGCATCACATTAGAATCGAGGTGGTGTGGCAACGGAAGTTGTAGCAAGATTCCGTCTATCTCACGGTCTTCATTGAACGAATCAATCACCTCACGAAGCTCTTGCGAGGACACTTTTTCGGAGAGACGAATTTCCTTGGTCACAAAACCGCACCGTTTTGCTACTTTTTCTTTCCGTCCGACGTAAGCAAGAGACGCTGAATTATCACCTACTAAAATCACACCGAGGCCAGGGGGTCTTCGAACTTGCGCACTCTCCGCGTCTGTACCGCTCGGGCTGGGGGTATTGACGGCACAGCGAACGGCATTGGCAATTGAGCGCTCGAACTGAAGGGAAAGCCATTTACCGTCTAATATCTTTGGATCCATAGCACTTATGGCTCTAATAGATATCGCTCTTTCGAGAAAAATACAAAGGTCTTGAGGGTCTTATAGGGCATGAAATGAAAAAAAATCCCAGGCCCCGTTTGGGCAGCTGGAAGGATATAACCGCATTCCTTTTTTCAGCTGAGACCGCCAATTTATGGCCAAAAACTGGATTAATTCCCGTAAGACATGTACATCTTAGGGACAAATAATGTGCCTATCATCTATATGAGGGGAGAAGAAATGAAAATTGGAGTTCCACGCGAGAGAAAGACCCTTGAAAAGCGGGTAGCAATTACACCAGACGGTGCTCACAAGCTCACACAGCACGGACATGAAGTTCTCATCGAGAATAACGCGGGGCTGGCAGTTGATTTTAAGAATAGTGAATACGAAGCGGCTGGATGCCGTATCGTGGACTCCCTAGCTGAGGTTTGGGGAGAGTCAGAGATGGTGGTGAAGGTTAAAGAGCCCCACGAGTCAGAATACGAGTATTTTCGCCCAGGACTCTTTCTCTTTGACTACCTTCATTTGGCAAGTATGCCAGAGGTGGCTACTGCACTTGTTGAGAGTGGGGTAACGAGTATCGCTTATGAGCTGGTTGATGAGGCGGGTCGCCTTCCTCTCCTCGAGCCAATGAGTGAGGTTGCTGGCAAGCTTTCTGTGCTCAACGGGTCATACCACCTTCTCTCTCAAAACGAGGGGAGGGGAATGTTGCTCGGTGGCACCATCGGAGTAGAACGTGCCAAGGTAACGATAGTCGGCGCTGGGATTGCTGGTAGAGCTGCGTGTGAAATGGCATTCGGTATGGGCGCTCAAGTCTATGTCTTTGACCTCGATAATACGAAGCTTGATAAAATCAAAGCCGAGTTTGGGAACCAGGTATCAACGGTATACTCGACACCAAAGTCACTCGCCCGATGCCTTGAAAACACGGACCTCCTCATTGGTGCAGTACTTGTGCCTGGAGCAGCCGCTCCTCGGGTCATCACTCGAGATATGATGAAGGCAATGCCGAAGGGAAGTGTGTTTGTTGATATTAGTATCGACCAAGGTGGTTGCGCTGAAACAAGTCGACCAACATCACTCGATGCCCCAACTTATGTCGAAGAGGAAGTAATCCATTATGGCGTGTGCAACATGCCGGCTCAGACCGCTCGGACTTCAACTCTTGCGCTCACGAATGCTACCCTCCCGTACATCGTTGAGCTTGCCAAGGATGGGCCGATGAAAGCTCTTGAGAAGAGCCACTCTCTGCGCGAGGCATTGAATACCCACAAAGGAAAACTTACCAACGAGAAGGTCAGTCAAGCAGTTGGTATTGATTACACACCGATTGCTGACGCACTCGCACTGTAATCCGTCCCAGTGAATCCCTTTATTAGAGGTCTCTCACTCCTGTACGGGCGGGAGACCTCCGTGCGTGCGCTGTAAGCAATCGATATATCGCTCCTTCTCCGCTCGCTCCTTCCCAGTGCTGTAGCCCGTGAGGCTGCGCCCCCGCAACTTTTCCTAAGCATCTGATTATATACATTTTTTCACCTTCTTCCTACCCAAGCCGGCCGTGAGATCTTACGGCCCACACTTATTGCACATTTCATGTTACACCCTACGATTTCTACGCATAACGAATCATAAGCATCCGCTATGCCCAGGAAGGAAGAGAGGAGGAGAAACGGGCAAAACTATCGCCCCCCAATGTAAAAGCGAAAACGTATCAGGAAGGATACGTGAGGAGACAGTTCAATGACTCAACAGCAAACAGCAAACAATCAACAGAAGTCTTCGCAAGAAGCTGTAACACGAGAAACAGTCCGAAACGCATCAGACCTGCTATCTCTCAAGCAATCAGGATTTAGAAATACCCTGAAAAAACTTTTTGGAATGAGAAAGAGTGTTGAGGCAGCGAGTATAGCTGAGACTCTCTCTAAAATAGACAGTTTCACGACGAGCGTTGAAACGATGACGAACGCTCCTTTCAAATCAAGTTCAGATGAGCTCAATAAGGCAGTAGACTCGACACAAAGTCCCCTGAAGGAAGACATTCTCAAGTCGACAAAATCACTACGAGAGGGAATTGCCGACGTACTTGCATCGTCGGGCACCACTCCAGATGAGTTTCAGAACATGTCTCCGAAAGAACGCGCAAAGCTCGTCCGCGCACTACCTTCCGAGAAGCAAGTCACATTACGAGACCTATTAAAAACGGAGAAAGCAGCCATTAAGACTGCTCTAACCCAGATGAGGGATATCAATGATTCGGTCGAGAAAGTCTTAAAAGGAAATCCTTCACCAGAAATCACGAGGAGATTTGCTGAACAGCTGAACAAAACAATCCCAAGAGATCTGTATGGTGCTCCGACGGTCCCACACCATGAGGTGGCACAAGCTGTCAAGAAAGCTACAGAGCAAGCAAGCTTTGAAATAGAAAGCGAAGTTATAGAACTAAACAGCCAACACCTCTTAAAGGTACTTGAAGAGACGAAAAACCTCCTCAATCCGCCGGCGGCGGGTTCAAGTACGGGCCTCGTGCAAA belongs to bacterium and includes:
- the ald gene encoding alanine dehydrogenase; its protein translation is MKIGVPRERKTLEKRVAITPDGAHKLTQHGHEVLIENNAGLAVDFKNSEYEAAGCRIVDSLAEVWGESEMVVKVKEPHESEYEYFRPGLFLFDYLHLASMPEVATALVESGVTSIAYELVDEAGRLPLLEPMSEVAGKLSVLNGSYHLLSQNEGRGMLLGGTIGVERAKVTIVGAGIAGRAACEMAFGMGAQVYVFDLDNTKLDKIKAEFGNQVSTVYSTPKSLARCLENTDLLIGAVLVPGAAAPRVITRDMMKAMPKGSVFVDISIDQGGCAETSRPTSLDAPTYVEEEVIHYGVCNMPAQTARTSTLALTNATLPYIVELAKDGPMKALEKSHSLREALNTHKGKLTNEKVSQAVGIDYTPIADALAL